A window of Calonectris borealis chromosome 3, bCalBor7.hap1.2, whole genome shotgun sequence contains these coding sequences:
- the LOC142081299 gene encoding gallinacin-4-like produces the protein MKILSFLFALLVIFHGAAGFAKTPRRFMRCGYRGTFCFPGTCPHGNAYLGMCRLGHSCCRW, from the exons AtgaaaatcctttcctttctctttgctctcttGGTGATATTTCACGGAGCTGCAG gCTTTGCAAAAACTCCAAGACGTTTTATGCGATGTGGATATCGTGGGACTTTCTGCTTCCCTGGGACATGCCCTCATGGCAACGCTTATCTGGGGATGTGTCGTTTGGGGCATTCTTGCTGTAGATGGTAA